In the genome of Zonotrichia albicollis isolate bZonAlb1 chromosome 7, bZonAlb1.hap1, whole genome shotgun sequence, the window tgtgtctaaacatggagcgagactgagaccagggtcagggtcaggtttgggactgagctcgcccagagcaggacaggggggatgtcactgcaggatgtccctggcatcatcccagccctcctcaggcacctccaaacatgggggcagctgggtgctccaagatccaggtgctcccacactgcccctccataccaggcgagcattccctgagggcagccctgactgtgacctTTGGGGCTCTGGAATCAGCCCTCATatccctgcagtgggagcagctgcagacaggacGAGAGATTTCCACCCTCTTTCTGGAGGAAGGGTGAAGCCtggctgcccttttcttctggtgcctcctcctctcctcagctgaggatgtcaaactccccaggagcaggaaaatccccattccctctttccttgtggctgcagcctggaacatCCACCCAGAGTTAAGGACTTTttgacagccctgctgaatgacactgggaTGAGATttgtgagaaggggaagaaattgtattttgatagtaactaaaagatgcaaaattattcctttctgtTATATTGCTTTTCAGTCAGTTCTGgtctgttttcagagtgccaccttctcagctgattgtgtttgtgccctcctttctctcctgcctctcttcccctgctctgtttctctctcagggtctcccttgacccagggcagctcacaccAAAGACCGTGCCCggatttaattcccaattcAGGAGCTACAGCAGCCATGGGTGAAGTTaggaaggctggcagtgaaatgccactgtaagatcttgctccacttggcttttggctccttcttgacagctttgccctcaagggcaggaacatcttttaATAGCTGagaactggaattccagaccctggcacTGTCTgccgtggatcccagaggggcattcccgaggctcccagggtgctgctcctgccgtgcctcccaaggagcttctctcccaaggggagaagatccagcagctctgtgggctcccagagcacacagcaaaggtggctttgatggacattttccagcaccttcccctctggaagcagagggagggaggaaatagAAGCGAGTCCTGGAAGgactggggtgggaagggaccctgcCCATGGATTACGACCCCGCGAGGGAGAGACGCCTCTTCCCCAGTGATGGAGCGAATGAGGGCGTGGGAACGCAACCGACGATTATTGAACGTGGACTGAACGGAACAAGAAatagggaggagaaagggagagaaagaaatcggGAAGAGGACtcacagaacagaaagaaactggaaaaggctcCCGCCTGGACTCCGCAGCTCCCAGGAACACCGGCAGGGCGAAGCGCCTTttacaattccagccaatcagaagagGCGCTAACCAATTTCCAGCCAACCAGATCTTTTCCCGCTAATGACTCACCGGTTGCCAGGCGGGACGCAGAGCCCGGCGGCCCCGGAGCGGAATTTGGGGCTCGGGCCGGGGGACGGATCCGCCCCGGGGGggtccccgagccccctgcccagccctgggaccgatcgggggctcccccacccagcagccggtgctgcggggccgcggggcagagcggtgggaaaggggggtccgggctgggagcggaggaagtgcgggaggaagaggaggagcaggagcgggagcgggagaaTCGCGCTCGCAACGCCCGCAcgctgagcctgcagcaccccctgccccgggagcatcgcccccagccccgagccgcaggggagggcggaggccgagctcgccccggctccagccaggggtctccGGGAGGATATTTTGGAGAGTGTTCGGAGCCGGCAGATCCCGGACTCGAGCCCCGGATATCTCCGAGCCCTccaagaggagctttttcggggGAAGAGGCGCCGCGATcgcccctcgggagggtcccggggggtccacgtggggatggcccggtaccgacggggcgggacattggttttggggatccctgtgagagccggggctgtggaacgggggacccccggggcggggagaggggaaggggcgataccggagctgggggactccgggcagcccggagatgaggcggggacaggaccccctgaccctgacaggggtgtcctggggtgacttcatgaTGCTCGTACCCTCATgggtctgtttagcccagaaatgagttctgcacctttaaggctggttctgagagcgaagggaggaggaagaagctgcagtttgttttcagaaactgcactcactcctctacattccagctgctggatggacagacagcaggacagagctctcctttgctttcagTCAGTTTTTAGGTCTCTGAGGCAGAAGTTCCCtgcactttgatttttctttttctttggagctgtttaaacctgctctggactgaaaaaccagaataccaccagcagctcccacctgagGCCCACTGGGACGAGCCTGGGCCGAGGCATTTCCAGCGCTGGacggactgataagagactgaaaatagactgataagagactgataagccACTGATAAGGCACTGATAAGACACTGAGTGCCCTGAGCTACAACCAAAGATGGGACTTTCggagtttgtcatctattttggagcagcaggacgttttattgcttaatattgttcaaattttgtgctggtgaatgatTTGCCcgtaaaataaagtttttttagacttttctccccggaaatattttcccaaattGGCTGggggtggggctgctgaatcggcattctagaggaaactccttttggagggtttcaaccaaatttgcccttaaccaggacagggtggtggaaagaagggggaaccaACCTCAAGTTActggattgaggggaggctggagagggggaccttgggacccagaacctcccagaatccaaaagcaggaccctggagaggagggatccccAGGACACATGGGATCCCCACCATCCCTGAGATGGGGCACCAACCATAACCtaagagggatgagactggaaataggaaactcctggtggcttttttttattcactcttgatttttggacatCAGGTGACTTCTAGAAATGGACATGGGTTGGAGGAGTCCAcaacccaaggcattcacaccttgtttttctccaaaccaggattttccccaaaccttcccaccgtgacatcccccctgtcctactctgggtgagctcaatcCCAAACCCGACCCCaatcctggtctcagtctcactccatgtttagacacactcacagctCTGTATTTTATCTCATCCCAGTCCCAAACTCAtctatcccaaccccagccctaaagccaatcccatgtctagccctaaccccaatcccagctctaatccaaatctcagccccaactccaacgcagccccaattccagccctttcctaaatcctcagccccaaaccaaatcccaggttcagcccttctgggggtttggaggtgtctctgtccctctgaccccgatgatgtttgggtggggtcacagcagggctgagagggacagagactgccccaagcaccccctggcacaggggtgagagggagggagaacccccaggcatttcctgggtgaaaatgatggagaccccctggggaatggcctggggtgacagggacagggacacccctggggaaTGCCTTGGGgtaacagggacagggacaacccctggggaacagcctggggtgacagggacgggaaaaccccccccaaacccctcccaagcatcccccagtgCGAGAGGCACAGGGACCCCTTAAGCATCCTCTgtgcactggacaaaataaacttgatagaaatcaaacttgactctgcaaaatcactttgaagaatatatACTCTTCCCACAAGTAACTTGGGATGAAAGCGCAAACAAATCTCAAATATGAATAAACCGACATtccaagcagtgatgtggcaattccaatattcattgcttcctgcacagctccagctcagctgctggccagtTCCAATAAcaggaaagtggaaatttggcccaatacagattattaaaaggaatggaaagcCCTGTGTAGCactcacaaaggtgacagggataaAGCGAAAAATGATTCTCATATTTGGTAAAGcccccaagcctgggaattcaggacttaTTTGGAAATTtatctacttgagctgggcttcttgtgggacttttagccgccttgtgttcctcaccgttgggtgaatgaaccttgtcagtctcgctggtaacatttgctccctctcctccagtgattttaacaattttataCGGAAAcacaacaaattattttctttacactggccacccataaaagccattttcctcatcatttctcccataagttccccaggaggaaggagcgactgtgtccaagtttccaagagttcttccagcaagaaccacaacctcctcagtggagggaaccatgctgttgtcaaaggcacttggggtcagagaacagtgccctgaactcactgcgCCAAAATAATATGGCAATATGGTTAGGAAAATTGtcagagagatgcctctgccccaattaaggtgctaacGCGAGCAaatccaaaatggattttattgaacagtaaatctgaggtagagagagagatggaaagaaagagaaaagatgagtgacagggacagagacctcccctggagcagagcaagtgtgacattgtccctgtgtgtgtggcattcccagggtgggggttttacacctgagccagtttgggtaaggggggtggtgttcaccccctgagcagggattaccccactgttccAGGTTGgtatgcaagatgtaaccaaatgcatgttttcaatcccaaACTTCagcaactgctataaacaggtggggcagtgttctttatctcttctttgactcagccctgataacgccctccaggggagatatcttctgctaatgggccattgagtgtcactgcaggactgataaaattccatcatcccattgtgggatgctccgcccagggggaggatccaagcattcctgcctggatataagctgagccttgcaacaccaggagcagcttgcctactggattcccagaggacaagagctccataactaccactggaccttcagaggaagaccagacccttctacaggatcactgctctgacagaatcacgttgatcactccaacaggactacAGCCACCTTTTATTGGGATtgcagccaccaccctgaccaacagggtgtcaggttatatcctgactctgtcagtttaaggcagggtttctgtatcattgccttgatcttaattttgttatttaatTGCAATTCTGGTTTAGATGTTCCCCATGTTTGCATTTAAACCAGTACAAATCTCAATGTGCTCATCCCTTGTTATTCTGCCAAAACAGGATTTTCCATCCCCAAACCattgccagatggaaaaggaggctgtgaggaagaggaaggatccccaggacacccagacaggtgaggaggaagtcagtgcccctttccccctctctcctgctctgtcTCCCAGCCCAATatggcccctggctgcaggacaaccccgCTGCCAACACCATCCTATTGGGGATGCACTGgtgggatctccttcccctttcctgtggcatggaggcaaatcccatcctttccttgtccttccttccccagggaaaGAACTGAGGGTGGAGATCAGGGAGAAAAAATCTGCATGGCAGAACCTTGTgaaagaggccgttttgagtgAATCTagtgcacaggaatccaacagggaagaaaaacctcagacatcccacatgaggaggggctccaaacccagctcagggtgcactgaggaggaaagactcaccctgagccaggacgGTGGGCAGGCCTTCAGCCAGAGTTCTGCGCTGGTGGCCCATGAGCAGCTTCCTGATTGGGaaaagccccacaagtgcttgcagtgtgggaagagcttcaggcagagcagcaccctgatcagccaccaacgcatccacactgggaaaTGGCCCTACaaatgtggggaatgtgggaagggcttcagctacaggtcAGAACTCACcaggcaccaacgcatccacactggggagaggccctaccagTGCCCCACTTGTGGGAAGAAATTTTtgaccagctccaatctccgTCTGCATgagcagattcacacagaggagaggcccttccgctgccctgaatGCGGGATGGGCTTCAAGCAAAAGTCCgccctcatcacccaccaacgcatccacactggggaatggccctacgagtgtggggaatgtgggaagggcttcagctgccactccaccctcgtcaggcaccaacgcatccacactggggagaggccctaccagTGCCCCATATgtaggaagaggtttcagaccagctcaaatctccgtctgcatgagcggattcacacagTGGAGAGGCTCTTTCGCTGCCCTGAATGCGGGATGGGCTTCAAGAAAAAGTCCCAATTCATCACCCActggcgcatccacactggggagaggccctatgagtatccccagtgtgggaagagcttcacccagagctctgccttgaCCCAACACCAACAGAGGCActggtaagggaagccctgcaaatgccacaaatgcaggaacaggttcatgcaccactccagcttcatcccccattGGAGGGCCCACATTGGGAAGAGCCATGGggatccattttccctgtgatccatctgGGAAGAtacctgtcccttttcctgcccttgccaaagacatgatgtgggatggaagaacatgaggttctggccatggccatgtcattacatttactcccacctcaggtcattgccaggggcaggacagggactctctctctctccctctgaggagaagggtgtcctttccaggcaggggaaatgcaTGGCCAGGAAGACCCTGTTGTTGATGtattagttttccctgtaaacagtttttcttatcccttctgttatcaatattatttctgttttcgTTTCttccttatctcattgctgttcccaataaattgttcttatcccagcccaggatttttgccttttgtgctttccatgggaggccgGAGGGCAGTGGGGGCAGCGCGGTTTtagaaggagcaggaaattggggaatcccattcctgaaccccagcCCGTGGAAACcaagcatcccagctggtcccagccctggtggccatggcaacagccttgggagtgggtccctggctggggctgtgggaacctcttccctctggtgcccagggagaggagtggagggaacggctgcagctgagtcggggcaggctcaggttggatgtcaggaaaaggtttttgcccagaggctgctggggccctgcccaggctccccagggaagggtcccagctccagagctctctgagctccagcagtgtttggacagcgctgccaggcccaggctggcattgttggggtgtcctgtgcagggccagcagttggactggaggatcctgatgggtccctcccagctcagccaattctgtggttctgggatcccatgagcctggggatggggctgccagtGATTGCCttggcaacgggctgtggctgcaggcctgagctggtgtccatggcaaccacccctgccatggggtctccatggagctgccaagggacagAGCATAGCAACAGGGAACTGGGGATGGTTGctatggaaactgaccatatcAACAGGGTCCTGATAATGGTTGCCGTGGAAACTGAACAGAACAACAGtaggctggtgatggttgccatggaaactgaccatagcaacagggggctggtgattgTTGCCATGGAAATTGAACAGAACAACaggaggctggtgatggttgcctgctaaggatcagatttgtcacaggccctcagagaggttccatgggAACTTTCctggagtctccaggctgttccagagctggaatgtcacaggcacagacaggttCCCCATGGAGACCTcacagggctttctggggatgttaaagagccctgtggtcagaggcagtcacagccattccatggtgacatcccaggagtctccaggctgccaaagagctgggatgtcccagacactcacaggggtttctgtcatgggcacagtggtaGCTGCAGTCAAAGTTTATTACAGAAGTTCCTGTTGGGTCACGAGGTGCAGAAAGGAGCCCCAATAGCCCCCACAGatccccaaatacccccaagGATGTCCAGGCTTTCTAAACTCCTTCTGGGAGAGCCACATTGGAGCAGCTGTTtccaatcccagctgcagaCTTTTCAAGAGTTTGTGTGTAAAGAATTATAAAGTCGGAAATAAACCTTTGTAGaatttgtcccacaggattaGGGATGGCAAACCAGatatatttatgtaaatatgtattatctattgtccggtttatctcggctgtttgaggggcctggaaggcccgggggtggccttggacagcccgcgtatcgaaggacgagaagaggcttcagttcttctttctggttttatgtttattaattgtttatctaaaagatgttctttcagcctaacaaagatccgctcagcagtcagccatgggcacactgtctctgccctcccgggcagccacgtatctttatacccattgtgacgtatacaatatttatcatttttccccaataccatctattcttataactcggcgtactcttagtaataaccaatccaaaggtgccaccgtggcaaaagaagatggaggagaagaggaacagaaggaggacaggacacaccccaattcctccatcttactcctccaaacccccctgcacataaatcctaaaccttgtgtctcactctctaattaactaatcccttcaccattcacccggtgaagccctcatccttgtcgtctcctgtgtagggttaaagtccagctaccagacacttctggcaacattccaggagtcccgagacccccaagctggtctcggaggctcagcatctcaggactgagatcttgagatccgacaatcTATTATGGTAATTATTAGAGAAAATTGtctaaatcagaaatatttaaccaTGATTTAAGAGATGTATAATATACTATATAGAGCACTAAGAAATTTTTTCAAAGCAACTGTATTAAAGCAAAATCTGTAATTAATCAGAGATTGATGTCACTCCTGCAGACCACTGAATGTGGGCAAGTCCCTTTGGATCAGCCAggagcagtgaccttgagggGTGTCTCCACTGCAGGGAGGAATCCCCACCTCCCCCAGGaagggaaatgtcaggagaCGCTGCCGttaaaatttgggatggggCTTTTCTagtctgaggtgctgccctgtcagtcagatgtgcccaggctgggccagctcagcagctctgcagaagctctcagtggtgtcacttggttgttcctttctctggggatttttccagctctgccacagcttcaaTTCCCTCTGAGGAAACTgaaatttgggatggaggagtca includes:
- the LOC141729556 gene encoding uncharacterized protein LOC141729556 is translated as MRRGSKPSSGCTEEERLTLSQDGGQAFSQSSALVAHEQLPDWEKPHKCLQCGKSFRQSSTLISHQRIHTGKWPYKCGECGKGFSYRSELTRHQRIHTGERPYQCPTCGKKFLTSSNLRLHEQIHTEERPFRCPECGMGFKQKSALITHQRIHTGEWPYECGECGKGFSCHSTLVRHQRIHTGERPYQCPICRKRFQTSSNLRLHERIHTVERLFRCPECGMGFKKKSQFITHWRIHTGERPYEYPQCGKSFTQSSALTQHQQRHW